A single Vigna radiata var. radiata cultivar VC1973A chromosome 8, Vradiata_ver6, whole genome shotgun sequence DNA region contains:
- the LOC106772795 gene encoding probable protein phosphatase 2C 5 gives MSRTELSNMKQPPVPLATLIGRELRNGKIEKPFVKYGQAGLAKKGEDYFLIKTDCQRVPGDSSTLFSVFAIFDGHNGISAAIFAKENILSNVLSAIPQDISRDEWLQALPRALVVAFVKTDIEFQKKGETSGTTATFVLIDGWTVTVASVGDSRCILDTQGGVVSLLTVDHRLEENEEERERITASGGEVGRLNVFGGNEVGPLRCWPGGLCLSRSIGDTDVGEFIVPIPHVKQVKLSKAGGRLIIASDGIWDALSSEMAAKSCRGLPAELAAKMVVKEALRSRGLKDDTTCLVVDIIPSDHPVLPTIPTKKHNMLTSLIFGKKSQNSTSKSTNKLSAVGVVEELFEEGSAMLTERLGKDFPSSTNSGMFRCAVCQADQPSGDGLSMNTGSFFSPVSKPWEGPFLCTNCQKKKDAMEGKRSSRPSETA, from the exons aTGAGTAGGACTGAATTATCTAATATGAAGCAGCCACCTGTCCCACTGGCAACCTTGATTGGCCGGGAGCTACGaaatggaaaaattgaaaaGCCTTTTGTGAAGTATGGGCAAGCTGGCTTGGCAAAGAAAGGAGAAGATTACTTTCTAATCAAGACGGATTGCCAGAGAGTTCCTGGGGATTCATCAACACTTTTTTCTGTCTTTGCG ATCTTTGATGGGCATAATGGTATATCTGCTGCTATCTTTGCGAAGGAAAACATACTAAGTAATGTTTTGAGTGCAATACCGCAAGATATCAGTAGGGATGAGTGGCTTCAAGCTCTGCCTCGTGCTCTAGTTGTTGCTTTTGTGAAAACTGACATAGAGTTTCAGAAGAAAG GGGAAACTTCTGGAACAACAGCTACATTTGTTCTGATTGATGGATGGACTGTTACTGTTGCATCTGTCGGGGATTCCCGATGCATATTAGATACACAGGGAGGTGTCGTCTCTCTCTTGACAGTTGATCACAGActggaagaaaatgaagaagagagggAACGCATTACTGCCAGTGGTGGTGAAGTAGGAAGACTGAACGTTTTTGGAGGCAATGAG GTAGGGCCTCTTCGCTGCTGGCCTGGTGGATTGTGCCTTTCTAGATCAATTGGTGACACAGATGTCGGTGAATTTATTGTGCCAATACCACACGTTAAGCAAGTGAAG CTTTCAAAAGCTGGTGGAAGACTTATTATAGCTTCTGATGGCATTTGGGATGCTTTATCTTCTGAAATGGCAGCCAAGTCATGCCGGGGTCTACCTGCTGAGCTGGCTGCAAAGATGGTGGTCAAG GAAGCTCTAAGGTCAAGGGGACTGAAGGATGATACAACTTGCCTTGTTGTAGATATTATTCCGTCAGATCATCCTGTATTACCGACCATTCcaacaaagaaacataataTGCTAACTTCCCTTATATTTGGAAAGAAATCTCAAAACTCTACAAGCAAAAGTACCAATAAGCTTTCTGCTGTAGGTGTTGTGGAGGAATTATTTGAAGAGGGTTCTGCTATGCTTACAGAAAG ATTGGGTAAGGATTTTCCATCTAGTACGAATTCTGGAATGTTCCGCTGTGCGGTTTGCCAAGCTGATCAACCCTCTGGAGATGGTTTATCAATGAACACTGGATCCTTTTTTTCTCCAGTATCTAAGCCATGGGAAGGTCCGTTCCTCTGCACAAACTGTCAGAAGAAGAAAGATGCCATGGAAGGAAAAAGGTCTAGCAGGCCCTCCGAAACAGCATAG